In one window of Drosophila gunungcola strain Sukarami unplaced genomic scaffold, Dgunungcola_SK_2 000137F, whole genome shotgun sequence DNA:
- the LOC128265598 gene encoding leucine-rich repeat-containing protein 20 isoform X1 — MRPFGNDITNLSANSNGSGGGNNDPNDHNDGDDGNRNDDRNDRSTSITDNEESAHSDEDPSVPPHIARIGGIGTFPPIAGQGVIRVVHRCEDAKENHKLDLSNCELMQIPEAVYHLMRNTELQTCDLSGNVLKSVSPKFSQKFSHITDLNLSHNKLSRLPDEFAGLTALIKLNISNNSFIVLPQVVFKLQNLASLDAQNNAILEIDTEEAIASDCLALVDLRNNPLSRNCRRRLQNFKTSFVLEISVDVEDDW, encoded by the exons ATGCGCCCCTTCGGCAACGACATCACGAACCTCTCGGCCAACTCCAATGGCAGTGGTGGCGGCAACAACGATCCCAACGACCACAACGATGGCGACGATGGCAATCGAAACGATGACCGCAATGACCGCAGCACCAGCATCACGGACAACGAGGAGTCGGCCCACTCGGACGAGGACCCCAGTGTTCCGCCGCACATTGCCAGGATCGGCGGCATCGGCACCTTCCCGCCCATCGCCGGACAGGGCGTCATCCGGGTGGTGCACCGGTGCGAGGACGCCAAGGAGAACCACAAGCTGG ATCTTTCCAATTGTGAACTGATGCAAATTCCAGAGGCGGTCTACCATCTTATGCGAAATACAGAGCTGCAGACCTGCGACCTGAGTGGCAACGTTCTGAAGAGCGTGTCTCCAAAGTTCTCACAGAAATTTAGCCACATTACAG ATCTTAATCTGTCGCACAACAAACTTTCGAGGCTGCCAGACGAATTTGCCGGCTTGACCGCCCTGATCAAGCTGAATATCTCAAACAATTCGTTCATCGTGTTACCACAAGTAGTCTTTAAGCTGCAGAACCTAGCCAGTCTGGATGCCCAGAACAATGCCATTTTGG AGATTGACACGGAGGAGGCCATAGCCAGTGACTGCTTGGCTCTGGTAGACCTTCGCAATAATCCGCTGAGCAGAAACTGCCGACGCAGGCTGCAAAACTTCAAGACCTCCTTTGTTTTAGAGATCTCCGTGGATGTGGAAGACGACTGGTAG
- the LOC128265598 gene encoding leucine-rich repeat-containing protein 20 isoform X3, whose translation MEVGNGALCGKDLSNCELMQIPEAVYHLMRNTELQTCDLSGNVLKSVSPKFSQKFSHITDLNLSHNKLSRLPDEFAGLTALIKLNISNNSFIVLPQVVFKLQNLASLDAQNNAILEIDTEEAIASDCLALVDLRNNPLSRNCRRRLQNFKTSFVLEISVDVEDDW comes from the exons ATGGAAGTTGGAAATGGCGCACTTTGTGGTAAAG ATCTTTCCAATTGTGAACTGATGCAAATTCCAGAGGCGGTCTACCATCTTATGCGAAATACAGAGCTGCAGACCTGCGACCTGAGTGGCAACGTTCTGAAGAGCGTGTCTCCAAAGTTCTCACAGAAATTTAGCCACATTACAG ATCTTAATCTGTCGCACAACAAACTTTCGAGGCTGCCAGACGAATTTGCCGGCTTGACCGCCCTGATCAAGCTGAATATCTCAAACAATTCGTTCATCGTGTTACCACAAGTAGTCTTTAAGCTGCAGAACCTAGCCAGTCTGGATGCCCAGAACAATGCCATTTTGG AGATTGACACGGAGGAGGCCATAGCCAGTGACTGCTTGGCTCTGGTAGACCTTCGCAATAATCCGCTGAGCAGAAACTGCCGACGCAGGCTGCAAAACTTCAAGACCTCCTTTGTTTTAGAGATCTCCGTGGATGTGGAAGACGACTGGTAG
- the LOC128265598 gene encoding leucine-rich repeat-containing protein 20 isoform X2: MAHFVVKVIERCENANENAHLDLSNCELMQIPEAVYHLMRNTELQTCDLSGNVLKSVSPKFSQKFSHITDLNLSHNKLSRLPDEFAGLTALIKLNISNNSFIVLPQVVFKLQNLASLDAQNNAILEIDTEEAIASDCLALVDLRNNPLSRNCRRRLQNFKTSFVLEISVDVEDDW; the protein is encoded by the exons ATGGCGCACTTTGTGGTAAAGGTGATTGAGCGTTGTGAGAATGCCAACGAGAATGCTCATTTAG ATCTTTCCAATTGTGAACTGATGCAAATTCCAGAGGCGGTCTACCATCTTATGCGAAATACAGAGCTGCAGACCTGCGACCTGAGTGGCAACGTTCTGAAGAGCGTGTCTCCAAAGTTCTCACAGAAATTTAGCCACATTACAG ATCTTAATCTGTCGCACAACAAACTTTCGAGGCTGCCAGACGAATTTGCCGGCTTGACCGCCCTGATCAAGCTGAATATCTCAAACAATTCGTTCATCGTGTTACCACAAGTAGTCTTTAAGCTGCAGAACCTAGCCAGTCTGGATGCCCAGAACAATGCCATTTTGG AGATTGACACGGAGGAGGCCATAGCCAGTGACTGCTTGGCTCTGGTAGACCTTCGCAATAATCCGCTGAGCAGAAACTGCCGACGCAGGCTGCAAAACTTCAAGACCTCCTTTGTTTTAGAGATCTCCGTGGATGTGGAAGACGACTGGTAG
- the LOC128265589 gene encoding uncharacterized protein LOC128265589 yields MNWDQGPFWASGRRRLLLAALLLLFLGGQTAAQSNYVQHGDSGNYTTNGLPEEATLDGKVTKLDDISPLIFLNRTKAALNCAAGSMQVDLKFNDPFHGIIQADYDRSSACRVSGKGALSYRLELPLKGCGTIQNPTRVFTNNIIVRFHANLEMDGDEIITIVCRYPPPVPSLPPALPAPILNPIATSSVLQPPLKSIQILMIICAIMFLTLLLLGLAVSYYCLRSRSIPVVRRLPMSMGSGSEITKLSGSSVGNISAFEGVKIPRAHAALQAVYSSSGSEGALIPSDYPSESHSEIEEIDTRSLPFSSAGSCENRAFVHETSSLYSDHYAPASTQEPSAASAVMTTTSVTRHAFPLQEAVAVAADSPKFDVQVRVKKSPPPPPSPVTSDTESVATLRPDRNNLSTILEAYEDRESVLTLDSLPPPADALAMHSQFTYVPELHAAPLPVAQAQAEPKFSVYTRTHHEVVDGRPETWSDYTDGPAPSEITDLSSEAPDLTVDTMHYYEDEFQPVAALQPQPQPPVTTSHTVDDVYLRTVTERKTIEDIESHKRRVTEYKSKPRAPLPPPPPPPAPPVDPKFDVRVRNYPSDREQALWENFSDISSASGLTLTPRMERSELSLAPPPAQIHDNKLKLTSPELVGNMKPIEVPPQDKDVPNWDVLIRILEEPEPELAEMSEAGADDASSVHNLSYDDRAKWKEIITTQSSLRTMLTEAVVREDFERIRQDTRYERMFEPQTWDVIIRILAPPGDDEDPDVELRTPRRGKKASPQPWDTRSRRSSLPTLYEYDSDGGSSVRTIRNDPGMSGMPGMPGIFSGGPGAPGAGAFNLQRSRRSSRTSYQTDHNDFRSMSEVTVDFGRRQVDHPDTDNVSDASSTYRMQYYDDDDRRSFHRSLSHPSLARSASEFTEHWTAPDEMEVSSPEGTPRTRRAGQDRQPLPSTHLALTSGRAGDRVLAQTQTQTQTQSEYVETHRRVYHAEQEAPLPPRKW; encoded by the exons ATGAACTGGGACCAGGGGCCATTTTGGGCCAGTGGAAGACGGCGCCTCCTGCTGGCcgctctgctgctgctcttcctCGGCGGACAGACCGCGGCCCAGTCCAATTACGTGCAGCACGGCGATAGCGGAAACTACACCACCAACGGACTGCCCGAGGAGGCGACCCTGGACGGCAAG gTGACCAAACTGGACGACATCAGTCCGCTGATATTCCTGAACCGAACGAAGGCAGCTCTCAACTGTGCCGCCGGCTCCATGCAG GTTGACCTCAAGTTCAACGACCCGTTCCATGGCATCATCCAGGCCGACTACGACCGCAGCAGTGCGTGCCGCGTGAGCGGCAAAGGAGCCCTCAGCTACCGCCTCGAGTTGCCGCTCAAGGGATGCGGCACCATCCAG AACCCCACCCGTGTGTTCACCAACAACATCATAGTCCGCTTCCACGCCAACCTGGAGATGGACGGCGACGAGATCATCACGATTGTCTGCCGCTACCCGCCGCCAGTGCCCTCGCTGCCGCCCGCCTTACCGGCGCCCAT CCTGAACCCCATCGCCACCAGCTCCGTGCTGCAGCCGCCGCTGAAGAGCATCCAGATCCTGATGATCATCTGCGCCATCATGTTCCTGACCCTTCTGCTCCTGGGTCTGGCCGTCTCCTACTACTGCCTGCGCAGCCGCTCCATTCCCGTGGTGCGTCGCCTGCCGATGAGCATGGGCAGCGGCTCGGAGATCACCAAGCTGAGTGGCAGCAGCGTGGGCAACATCAGCGCCTTCGAGGGCGTCAAGATCCCGCGCGCCCACGCCGCCCTCCAGGCGGTCTACAGCTCCTCGGGCAGCGAGGGCGCCCTCATCCCCTCGGACTACCCCAGCGAGTCGCACTCGGAGATCGAGGAGATCGACACCCGCTCGCTGCCCTTCAGCTCGGCGGGCAGCTGCGAGAACCGCGCCTTCGTCCACGAGACCTCCAGCCTCTACAGCGACCACTACGCCCCTGCTTCTACCCAGGAGCCCTCTGCCGCCAGCGCGGTGATGACCACCACATCGGTGACGCGCCACGCCTTCCCGCTGCAGGAGGCCGTCGCCGTGGCCGCGGACTCGCCCAAGTTCGACGTCCAGGTGCGGGTCAAGAagtcgccgccgccgccgccctcGCCCGTGACCTCGGACACGGAGAGCGTGGCCACGCTGCGCCCGGACCGCAACAACCTGTCCACCATCCTGGAGGCCTACGAGGACCGCGAGAGCGTGCTGACCCTCGACtcgctgccgccgccggcGGACGCCCTGGCCATGCACTCGCAGTTCACCTACGTGCCCGAGCTCCATGCGGCGCCGCTCCCAGTGGCCCAGGCCCAGGCCGAGCCCAAGTTCTCCGTGTACACGCGCACCCACCACGAGGTGGTGGACGGGCGGCCGGAGACGTGGTCCGACTACACCGACGGCCCGGCGCCCAGCGAGATCACCGACCTGTCCTCCGAGGCGCCCGACCTGACCGTGGACACGATGCACTACTACGAGGACGAGTTCCAGCCGGTGGCCGCCCTGCAGCCGCAACCGCAACCGCCGGTGACCACGTCGCACACGGTGGACGACGTCTACCTGCGCACGGTGACCGAGCGGAAGACCATCGAGGACATCGAGAGCCACAAGCGCCGCGTCACGGAGTACAAGAGCAAGCCGCGGGccccgctgccgccgccgccgccaccgccggcGCCGCCGGTTGACCCCAAGTTCGACGTGCGCGTGCGCAACTACCCCAGCGACCGGGAGCAGGCGCTGTGGGAGAACTTCTCGGACATCTCCAGCGCCTCCGGGCTGACCCTCACGCCCAGGATGGAGCGCAGCGAGCTGAGCCTGGCGCCGCCGCCCGCCCAGATCCACGACAACAAGCTGAAGCTGACCAGCCCCGAGCTGGTGGGCAACATGAAGCCGATCGAGGTGCCGCCGCAGGACAAGGACGTGCCCAACTGGGACGTGCTGATCCGCATCCTGGAGGAGCCGGAGCCGGAGCTGGCCGAGATGTCGGAGGCCGGCGCCGACGATGCCAGCTCGGTGCACAACCTGAGCTACGACGACCGGGCCAAGTGGAAGGAGATCATCACGACGCAGTCCTCGCTGCGCACCATGCTCACCGAGGCGGTGGTGCGCGAGGACTTCGAGCGCATCCGCCAGGACACGCGCTACGAGCGCATGTTCGAGCCGCAGACCTGGGACGTCATCATCCGCATCCTGGCCCCGCCCGGCGACGACGAGGACCCGGACGTGGAGCTCCGCACGCCGCGCCGCGGCAAGAAGGCCTCGCCGCAGCCCTGGGACACGCGATCGCGCCGCAGCTCGCTGCCCACGCTCTATGAGTACGACAGCGACGGGGGCTCCAGTGTGCGGACCATCCGGAACGACCCCGGTATGTCAGGGATGCCGGGTATGCCGGGCATCTTCTCCGGAGGACCTGGAGCACCCGGAGCCGGAGCCTTCAACCTGCAGCGGTCGCGCCGCAGCTCGCGCACCTCCTACCAGACCGACCACAACGACTTCCGCTCCATGTCCGAGGTGACCGTCGACTTTGGCCGACGGCAGGTGGACCACCCGGACACGGACAACGTGAGCGACGCCAGCAGCACGTACCGCATGCAGTactacgacgacgacgaccGGCGCTCCTTCCACCGCTCCCTCAGCCACCCCTCGCTGGCCCGCTCCGCAAGCGAGTTCACCGAGCACTGGACCGCCCCCGACGAGATGGAGGTCTCCTCCCCGGAGGGCACTCCGCGCACTCGCCGGGCTGGACAGGATCGACAG CCCCTGCCGTCGACCCACCTGGCTTTGACCTCGGGACGAGCCGGCGATCGCGTTCTGgcccagacccagacccagacccagacccagagTGAGTACGTGGAGACCCACCGAAGGGTGTACCACGCGGAACAGGAGGCACCCTTGCCGCCGCGCAAGTGGTAG